The following are encoded in a window of Streptococcus pasteurianus genomic DNA:
- the tsaE gene encoding tRNA (adenosine(37)-N6)-threonylcarbamoyltransferase complex ATPase subunit type 1 TsaE, giving the protein MFYSHNEDELIAYGNRLGQELQAGDVLVLTGNLGAGKTTLTKGIAKGLDIHQMIKSPTYTIVREYEGSLPLYHLDVYRIGNDPDSIDLDDFLYGDGVTVIEWGELLETDLLGDYLEVVITPSGDGREITLHANGSRSQALLEAIERG; this is encoded by the coding sequence ATGTTTTATAGTCACAATGAAGATGAGTTGATTGCTTATGGAAATCGGCTTGGTCAAGAATTACAGGCAGGAGATGTTCTTGTTTTAACAGGAAATCTTGGTGCTGGTAAGACAACCTTAACCAAGGGAATCGCTAAAGGACTTGATATTCACCAGATGATTAAGAGTCCAACATACACGATTGTTCGAGAATACGAAGGAAGTTTACCACTTTATCATTTAGATGTTTATCGTATCGGAAATGATCCGGATTCTATCGATTTAGATGATTTTTTGTATGGTGATGGCGTAACTGTGATTGAATGGGGGGAGCTTCTTGAGACTGACTTGCTTGGTGATTATCTAGAAGTTGTTATTACGCCGTCAGGAGATGGGCGTGAAATAACACTACATGCTAATGGTTCACGTAGTCAAGCGCTTTTGGAGGCGATTGAACGTGGCTGA
- a CDS encoding HAD hydrolase family protein: MLKNRNQEYINYMLSHFQFEADVRKIKDQVVKIDILELNPTKYVQKLMEINQWDSNEIYVFGYGDNDSDMLDYFNHSYTPSNVSEKAKCNVFLTYEEVVLSAASFWDTKYKFNFYVILYKLGTTFIQ, encoded by the coding sequence ATATTAAAAAATAGAAACCAAGAATATATAAACTACATGTTATCTCATTTTCAATTTGAAGCGGATGTTCGAAAGATTAAAGATCAGGTGGTAAAGATTGATATATTAGAGTTAAATCCTACCAAATATGTCCAAAAGTTAATGGAAATTAATCAATGGGATTCAAATGAAATTTATGTATTCGGTTATGGGGACAATGATAGTGATATGCTAGACTATTTCAATCATTCCTATACACCATCAAATGTTTCTGAGAAAGCAAAGTGCAATGTTTTTCTAACTTATGAGGAAGTTGTCTTATCGGCAGCTTCTTTTTGGGATACAAAGTATAAATTTAATTTTTATGTCATTTTATACAAATTAGGTACTACTTTTATTCAATAA
- a CDS encoding DUF1361 domain-containing protein, translated as MAKKIVFVHLFFGGIAFGIYHYHLEGPDLVWNMFLALVALDFSLVSYYISKKVVRGLGAILWLFFYPNTFYMLTDIVHMQFTSTVLWNKTSLILYMLYVSSILFGVLCGIESVKNIVLTFKLKNYYLRLLFIGVLSFISSFAIHIGRYARLNSWDIFTRPKTVISEILDVVSWDAVHFVLGFTFIQILCLVFLDRENFK; from the coding sequence ATGGCTAAAAAAATTGTTTTTGTTCATCTATTTTTCGGAGGTATTGCTTTTGGCATTTATCATTATCATCTTGAAGGACCAGACCTTGTTTGGAATATGTTTTTAGCTTTGGTGGCTCTTGATTTTTCACTTGTTTCCTATTATATAAGTAAAAAAGTTGTAAGGGGATTAGGAGCTATTCTGTGGCTATTCTTTTATCCTAATACTTTCTATATGTTAACGGATATTGTTCATATGCAATTTACAAGCACAGTATTGTGGAACAAAACGAGTTTGATTTTGTATATGTTATATGTGTCTAGTATTTTGTTTGGTGTTCTTTGTGGGATTGAAAGTGTTAAAAATATTGTTCTTACTTTTAAACTAAAAAATTATTATTTACGGTTGCTTTTTATTGGTGTTTTGTCATTTATTTCAAGTTTTGCTATCCATATCGGGCGTTACGCCCGCTTGAATTCTTGGGATATTTTCACACGTCCAAAAACCGTTATTAGTGAAATTCTAGACGTTGTTAGCTGGGATGCTGTTCATTTTGTGTTAGGGTTTACATTTATTCAGATTTTATGTCTGGTATTTCTTGACCGAGAAAATTTCAAATAA
- a CDS encoding glycoside hydrolase family 1 protein: MYTNEGKLNFPKDFLWGGATAANQCEGAWDEDGKGMTIQDCLEFRAGNISDMGKQFAFSSKNLEMAQTENDINYPKRRGIDFYHHYKEDIALFAQMGFKVYRMSICWSRIYTNPEDKVPNEKGIEFYLNVLKELKKYDIEPLVTLSHYDVPVALINKYRGWYGRECIDLFIKYARTCFEHFGKYVKYWLTFNEVDAMLRHPVTSGGLIEDQFDDVPFEQAMYQAMHHQMVASALAVKIGHEICPDSQIGCMMTKLCFYPFTCKPEDNLATQQRMRSVYRYVDIQVFGEYPIYLKKEIDNKGFEVHFEKDDEEILKEGTVDFVSFSYYMTSCWAASTEGLELSPGNTFNGVKNPYLPSSEWGWQTDASGLRYSLVELYDRFRKPLFIVENGLGARDVVSEDGKVHDPYREDYLKEHVCAMSDAINLDGVNLIGYTWWGCIDLISESTREMSKRYGFIYVDIDDYGNGTYNRIKKDSFEFYKKVIASNGTEL, translated from the coding sequence ATGTATACAAATGAAGGAAAATTAAACTTCCCAAAAGATTTTTTGTGGGGTGGTGCTACAGCCGCAAATCAATGTGAAGGCGCATGGGATGAAGATGGAAAAGGAATGACGATCCAAGATTGTTTAGAATTCCGTGCAGGTAACATTTCAGATATGGGAAAACAATTTGCGTTTTCTTCTAAAAATCTGGAAATGGCTCAAACAGAGAATGATATCAATTATCCAAAACGAAGAGGTATTGATTTTTATCATCATTACAAAGAAGATATCGCACTGTTTGCGCAAATGGGATTTAAAGTGTATAGAATGTCCATTTGCTGGTCAAGAATTTATACAAATCCTGAAGATAAGGTGCCAAATGAAAAAGGTATAGAATTTTATTTGAATGTACTTAAAGAATTAAAGAAATATGATATAGAGCCTTTGGTTACGCTTTCTCATTATGATGTACCGGTTGCACTGATCAATAAGTATCGTGGATGGTATGGTAGAGAATGTATAGATTTATTCATAAAATACGCAAGAACATGTTTTGAACACTTTGGAAAATATGTAAAATATTGGCTGACATTCAATGAAGTAGACGCCATGTTAAGACATCCGGTTACAAGTGGCGGGCTGATCGAAGACCAGTTTGATGATGTGCCATTTGAACAGGCGATGTATCAAGCCATGCATCATCAAATGGTTGCCAGTGCTTTGGCTGTTAAAATAGGACATGAAATTTGTCCGGATTCTCAGATTGGCTGCATGATGACAAAATTATGTTTCTATCCATTTACCTGTAAGCCGGAAGATAATTTGGCAACGCAACAAAGAATGAGAAGTGTTTATCGCTATGTCGATATTCAAGTATTTGGTGAATATCCTATTTATTTAAAGAAAGAAATCGATAATAAAGGATTTGAAGTTCATTTTGAAAAAGATGATGAAGAAATTTTAAAAGAAGGTACTGTAGACTTTGTAAGTTTTTCTTATTATATGACCTCTTGTTGGGCAGCTAGTACAGAAGGATTGGAATTATCTCCGGGAAATACCTTTAACGGAGTTAAAAACCCATATCTTCCAAGCAGTGAATGGGGCTGGCAAACCGATGCTTCGGGATTACGTTATTCTTTAGTAGAACTGTATGATCGTTTTAGAAAGCCATTATTTATCGTGGAAAATGGTTTAGGCGCAAGAGATGTGGTTTCAGAAGATGGAAAAGTGCATGATCCTTATCGTGAAGATTATTTGAAAGAACACGTATGTGCTATGAGTGATGCGATAAACTTAGATGGTGTTAATTTGATTGGTTATACTTGGTGGGGATGTATTGACTTGATTTCTGAATCCACACGAGAAATGAGCAAACGTTATGGATTTATCTATGTTGATATAGATGACTATGGAAATGGTACATATAATCGTATCAAGAAAGATAGTTTTGAATTCTATAAGAAAGTAATCGCATCAAATGGAACTGAGTTATAA
- a CDS encoding ABC transporter ATP-binding protein has protein sequence MLKIENITGGYINIPVLKNISFEVGDGELIGLIGLNGAGKSTTINEIIGLLTPYQGQISIDGLTLAQNQAEYRKKIGFIPETPSLYEELTLREHLETVAMAYDLNYDEAMARATELLELFRLSDKLEWFPINFSKGMKQKVMIICAFMVNPSLFIVDEPFLGLDPLAISDLTELLAQEKAKGKAILMSTHVLDAAEKMCDRFVILHQGKIRATGTLAELREAFGDETATLNDIYMSLTKEV, from the coding sequence ATGTTAAAAATTGAAAATATAACTGGGGGATATATTAACATCCCTGTCTTAAAAAATATTTCTTTTGAAGTTGGTGATGGTGAGCTTATTGGCTTGATTGGTTTGAATGGGGCTGGTAAGTCAACGACAATCAATGAAATTATTGGGCTCTTAACGCCATATCAAGGGCAAATTTCGATTGATGGTTTGACTTTGGCGCAGAATCAGGCAGAATATCGTAAGAAAATTGGATTTATCCCAGAAACGCCAAGTTTATATGAAGAATTGACTTTACGTGAACATTTAGAAACAGTTGCAATGGCTTATGACCTTAATTATGATGAGGCGATGGCGCGTGCGACAGAATTGTTGGAACTTTTCCGTTTATCTGATAAATTAGAGTGGTTTCCGATTAATTTCTCTAAAGGGATGAAGCAGAAGGTCATGATTATTTGTGCCTTTATGGTTAATCCAAGTTTGTTTATCGTTGATGAGCCCTTTTTGGGCTTGGACCCATTAGCAATTTCTGATTTGACAGAATTATTGGCGCAAGAAAAGGCAAAAGGAAAAGCGATTTTGATGTCAACACACGTTTTGGATGCTGCTGAAAAGATGTGTGACCGTTTTGTGATTTTGCATCAAGGGAAAATTCGTGCAACTGGTACATTAGCAGAGCTACGTGAAGCATTTGGTGATGAGACAGCAACGCTTAATGATATTTATATGTCATTGACTAAAGAGGTGTGA
- a CDS encoding PTS transporter subunit EIIC: MAKKDYKELSKEILEKVGGIGNITRAYHCMTRLRLNVKDKGLVKVEEIEKLDGVTGYQWNGNQLQIIIGQHVDDVYQDFCKVSGLNTESKIEENLDDEKYKFGINTIFQTLAAILLPVIPAIAGAGMIKGISTILTSYCGVDAESTFNVVLNMAGDCAFYFLPFLVAWSSAKHFKTNIAMAISLAGVLLYPTMTAGNTAGLEAMSLFGLPIPFPRYYGSTIPIILTVWVLSYVYKYADKIIPKSLRIVFTPMVVLLIMTPLTLVAIGPLAMYISELLVGLFNFLYGLSPIIAGAIIGGTRLFVVMTGMHLSLSTICLGNLAGLGYDWLLPMHTMGTLALFGACLAVWIRAKKSENKQIGASTAISAFIGITEPGIYGVFLKFRNAMLATVVGGAVGGAIVGMFGGRASAYVNSCILSTPAFMTDNFWCVALGMAVSAIVAFVIVMVLGIKEDEKI, from the coding sequence ATGGCTAAAAAAGATTATAAAGAATTATCGAAAGAGATTCTTGAAAAAGTTGGTGGGATCGGAAATATTACTCGTGCCTATCATTGTATGACTCGTTTACGTTTAAATGTTAAAGATAAAGGTTTGGTTAAAGTAGAAGAAATTGAAAAGCTTGATGGTGTAACGGGTTATCAGTGGAATGGTAATCAGCTACAGATCATTATTGGGCAACATGTAGATGATGTATATCAGGATTTTTGTAAAGTATCTGGATTAAATACAGAATCAAAGATTGAAGAAAACTTAGACGATGAAAAATACAAGTTTGGAATCAATACGATTTTTCAAACACTGGCAGCAATTCTATTACCTGTAATTCCTGCTATTGCCGGTGCCGGTATGATCAAAGGTATTTCGACAATTTTAACTTCTTATTGTGGAGTTGATGCAGAGAGTACATTTAATGTTGTATTGAATATGGCTGGTGATTGTGCTTTCTATTTCTTACCTTTCTTAGTGGCATGGTCTTCCGCAAAACATTTTAAGACAAATATCGCAATGGCAATCTCTTTGGCAGGTGTCTTGTTATATCCGACAATGACAGCGGGAAATACAGCAGGCTTAGAAGCGATGAGCTTGTTTGGTTTACCGATTCCGTTTCCTAGATATTATGGAAGTACAATTCCGATTATCTTGACAGTATGGGTATTATCTTATGTTTATAAATATGCGGATAAAATTATCCCTAAGAGTTTAAGAATTGTATTTACACCAATGGTTGTATTATTGATCATGACTCCATTGACATTAGTTGCGATTGGACCTTTGGCAATGTATATTTCTGAACTTTTGGTTGGTTTGTTTAATTTCTTATATGGTTTATCTCCAATCATTGCCGGGGCAATCATTGGTGGAACTCGTTTGTTTGTTGTAATGACAGGCATGCATTTATCATTGAGTACAATTTGTTTAGGAAATTTGGCTGGATTGGGTTATGACTGGTTATTGCCTATGCATACAATGGGGACGCTTGCATTATTTGGAGCCTGCTTGGCTGTATGGATCCGTGCAAAGAAATCAGAAAATAAACAAATTGGAGCTTCTACTGCGATTTCAGCATTTATCGGTATTACCGAACCCGGTATTTATGGCGTATTCTTGAAATTTAGAAACGCAATGCTTGCGACAGTTGTTGGCGGTGCTGTAGGTGGTGCAATTGTCGGTATGTTTGGTGGTCGAGCATCGGCATATGTTAACTCTTGTATTTTATCTACTCCGGCATTCATGACAGATAATTTTTGGTGTGTAGCTTTAGGAATGGCAGTATCGGCTATTGTAGCTTTTGTGATCGTAATGGTTCTTGGAATTAAAGAAGACGAAAAAATTTAG
- a CDS encoding NCS2 family permease — MEKFFKLKEHGTDVRTEVTAGLTTFFAMSYVLFVNPSILSQTGMPTQGVFLATIIGAVVGTLMMAFYANLPYAQAPGMGLNAFFTYTVVFALGYTWQEALAMVFICGIISLVITLTKVRKLIIESIPATLKSAISAGIGIFLAYVGIKNAGFLKFSVDAGTYTVSGTGADKGLASITANASATPGLVAFNTPAVILALIGLAITIFFIVKGIRGGVILSIAVTTILGIFMGVVDLGSINWSATNLSASINDLKEVFGVALGSQGLGSLFSDASRIPGVLMAILAFALTDIFDTIGTLVGTGEKVGIVATTGENKESQALDRALYSDLVGTTLGAIAGTSNVTTYVESAAGIGAGGRTGLTALVVAVLFAISSFFSPLVSIVPTQATAPILIIVGVMMLSNLKNVKWDDLSEAIPAFFTSIFMGFSYSITYGIAAGFITYTLVKIVKGQAKDVHFVMWILDFLFILNFVCLAIL, encoded by the coding sequence ATGGAAAAGTTTTTTAAACTTAAGGAACATGGTACAGATGTTCGTACAGAAGTAACTGCTGGTTTGACAACTTTCTTTGCAATGTCTTATGTTTTATTTGTCAACCCTTCAATTCTTTCACAAACTGGTATGCCTACGCAAGGTGTATTCCTTGCTACTATTATAGGAGCTGTTGTTGGTACATTGATGATGGCTTTTTATGCAAACCTTCCGTATGCCCAGGCACCTGGTATGGGACTTAATGCTTTTTTTACTTATACAGTTGTCTTTGCATTAGGATATACTTGGCAAGAAGCGCTAGCGATGGTTTTCATTTGTGGAATTATTTCACTTGTGATTACTCTTACTAAAGTTCGTAAATTGATTATTGAGTCAATTCCTGCAACTTTAAAATCAGCGATTTCAGCAGGTATTGGTATTTTCCTTGCTTACGTTGGTATCAAAAATGCTGGTTTCTTGAAATTCTCTGTTGATGCAGGAACATACACAGTATCTGGAACAGGTGCTGACAAAGGTCTTGCTTCAATTACAGCTAATGCTTCAGCCACTCCAGGTTTGGTTGCTTTTAACACACCTGCTGTTATCCTTGCATTGATTGGTCTTGCTATTACTATTTTCTTTATTGTTAAAGGTATTCGTGGTGGCGTTATTCTTTCAATTGCTGTAACAACTATTCTTGGTATTTTTATGGGCGTGGTTGATCTTGGTTCAATCAACTGGTCAGCGACAAACTTATCAGCTTCTATCAATGATTTGAAAGAAGTGTTTGGTGTTGCTCTTGGAAGTCAAGGTTTGGGGTCGTTGTTCTCAGATGCCTCACGTATTCCAGGCGTTTTAATGGCAATCCTTGCTTTTGCTTTAACAGATATCTTTGATACAATTGGGACACTTGTTGGTACTGGTGAGAAGGTTGGTATTGTTGCTACAACTGGTGAAAATAAAGAGTCTCAAGCGCTTGATCGTGCCCTTTATTCTGATCTAGTTGGTACAACATTGGGTGCGATTGCAGGTACTTCAAATGTAACAACTTACGTTGAATCAGCAGCAGGTATCGGTGCTGGTGGTCGTACTGGTTTGACTGCCCTTGTTGTAGCTGTTCTCTTTGCTATTTCAAGCTTCTTTAGTCCACTTGTTTCAATCGTTCCTACACAAGCAACAGCACCTATCCTTATCATCGTTGGTGTGATGATGCTTTCAAATCTTAAAAATGTAAAATGGGATGATTTGAGTGAAGCTATTCCAGCTTTCTTCACATCAATTTTTATGGGATTCAGCTATAGCATTACTTACGGTATCGCAGCTGGATTTATCACTTACACATTAGTTAAAATTGTGAAAGGTCAAGCTAAAGATGTTCACTTTGTTATGTGGATTTTGGACTTCTTGTTCATTCTTAACTTTGTTTGCTTGGCAATTTTGTAA
- a CDS encoding PRD domain-containing protein — MRIVKNIHNNISLCLDSKGNEVIAFGKGIGFMKPPYDIPINRIERTFYNVNPMFIDMLSQIPEEIIQLSTEIIDYANQLLKTEFNENLIFTLADHITFSIRRYKENIHIDLPLSYEVKHMYPNEMQIGEHALKLIKHRLDIDLPKQEAALITLHVIDYGLATVETGTKGNQSKIEKCTQIVEECMGLKIDREGFNYSRFVSHMYYLLERVMNNKEIKTENKKMFDQLIDEYPKTYECAKRICEALDILPNDEEMMYVILHVNRLSNREEIVE; from the coding sequence ATGAGGATAGTGAAAAATATTCATAATAATATTTCCCTTTGTTTGGACAGTAAGGGAAATGAAGTAATCGCTTTTGGAAAAGGGATTGGGTTTATGAAACCGCCTTATGATATTCCAATCAATAGAATTGAAAGAACATTCTATAACGTTAACCCAATGTTTATTGATATGTTATCTCAAATACCGGAAGAAATAATTCAATTAAGTACAGAAATTATCGATTACGCAAATCAACTTTTAAAGACAGAGTTTAATGAAAATTTAATTTTTACTCTTGCCGATCATATTACGTTTAGTATTCGCAGATATAAAGAAAATATTCATATAGATTTGCCTTTGAGCTATGAAGTAAAGCATATGTATCCTAATGAAATGCAGATTGGTGAGCATGCTTTAAAACTTATCAAACACAGATTGGATATAGATTTGCCAAAACAAGAAGCAGCACTAATCACTTTACATGTTATTGATTATGGACTAGCTACAGTTGAAACAGGTACAAAAGGAAATCAAAGCAAGATCGAAAAGTGTACTCAGATCGTTGAAGAGTGTATGGGCTTAAAAATTGATAGAGAGGGATTTAATTATTCAAGATTTGTATCTCATATGTATTACTTATTAGAAAGAGTAATGAACAATAAAGAGATCAAAACCGAAAATAAGAAGATGTTTGATCAATTGATTGATGAATATCCTAAGACATATGAATGTGCAAAGAGAATTTGTGAAGCATTAGATATATTACCGAATGATGAAGAAATGATGTATGTCATTCTTCATGTGAATCGATTGAGTAATCGAGAAGAAATAGTTGAATAA
- a CDS encoding PTS sugar transporter subunit IIA, whose amino-acid sequence MGFLNMFKKKETLPNIPDDKMVSVCDGEMIPAKDIKDEMFSKEVLGKTVGFIPISKEIVAPCNGVLEVMFSTGHAFAIRMKDGTGVLVHVGINTVDLDGKGFNVHVKQGSHVKAGQKIVDVDLEMVKEAGYDPTTMLIITEGVDNKEYSFSSFGQKTKAEVVL is encoded by the coding sequence ATGGGATTTCTGAATATGTTCAAAAAGAAAGAAACGTTACCGAATATTCCGGATGACAAGATGGTTTCTGTATGTGATGGTGAAATGATTCCGGCAAAAGATATCAAAGATGAGATGTTTTCAAAAGAAGTTCTGGGAAAAACAGTAGGTTTTATTCCAATATCCAAAGAAATCGTAGCTCCTTGTAATGGGGTTTTAGAAGTCATGTTTTCAACCGGACATGCGTTTGCGATTCGCATGAAAGATGGTACCGGAGTATTGGTTCATGTAGGTATCAATACAGTTGATTTAGATGGAAAAGGGTTCAATGTACATGTTAAACAGGGATCTCATGTAAAAGCCGGACAAAAAATTGTTGATGTTGATCTGGAAATGGTAAAGGAAGCCGGATATGATCCAACGACAATGTTGATCATTACTGAAGGTGTTGACAATAAAGAATATTCTTTTAGTTCATTTGGACAAAAGACAAAAGCAGAAGTTGTACTATAA
- a CDS encoding HIT family protein yields the protein MENCIFCNIIAGDIPSSKVYEDDQVLAFLDISQTTKGHTLLIPKEHVRNVLAMSQETSETLFARLPKVARAVQKATGAVGMNILNNNEEVAGQTVFHAHVHLIPRYDANDEVTFAFTEHEPNFEALGKLAEQISQEVKA from the coding sequence ATGGAAAATTGTATCTTTTGTAACATTATCGCTGGTGACATTCCGTCATCAAAAGTCTATGAAGATGACCAAGTACTTGCTTTTTTAGACATTTCACAAACAACTAAAGGACATACTCTATTAATTCCAAAAGAGCACGTCCGTAATGTTCTTGCCATGTCTCAAGAAACATCAGAAACACTCTTTGCTCGTTTACCGAAAGTCGCACGTGCCGTCCAAAAAGCTACTGGTGCTGTCGGAATGAACATTCTTAATAACAACGAAGAAGTCGCTGGACAAACTGTTTTCCATGCACACGTCCACCTCATCCCACGTTATGATGCTAACGATGAAGTCACATTTGCTTTCACAGAACATGAACCTAACTTTGAAGCTCTTGGCAAATTAGCAGAGCAAATCTCTCAAGAGGTAAAAGCATGA
- the lytR gene encoding glycopolymer--peptidoglycan transferase LytR, translating to MKLGKKILLMIAAIFVTTIVALGVYITTAYNFSTSELSKTFKDYKTSDSSSNAIEQTKPISILLMGVDTGDSERTSTWEGNSDSMILVTVNPETKKTTMTSLERDVLVTLTGPEDNDMNGVEAKLNAAYASGGAQMAIMTVQSLLDITIDYYVQINMQGLVDLVDAVGGITVTNNFDFAISIAENEPEYTATVEPGTHKINGEQALVYARMRYDDPEGDYGRQKRQREVIQKVLQKILALDSVSSYKKILSAVSSNMQTNIEISSSTIPSLLGYTDALGDIKTYQLQGEDATINGTSYQIVTSDHLLEIQNNIKKQLGLDESTTLQTTAVLYENLYGSGISSSYDSGYGDYSSFSGYDSGYSDYNSGGYSDYSTDTYSDYSAYSY from the coding sequence ATGAAACTCGGAAAAAAAATTCTGCTAATGATAGCAGCAATCTTTGTAACAACAATTGTTGCCTTAGGTGTTTATATTACAACAGCTTACAATTTCTCAACAAGTGAGCTTTCAAAAACGTTTAAAGACTACAAGACGTCTGATTCTAGTAGTAATGCTATTGAGCAAACAAAACCTATCTCAATTCTTTTAATGGGGGTTGACACAGGCGATTCAGAACGTACATCAACGTGGGAAGGTAACAGCGATTCTATGATTCTAGTGACTGTTAATCCTGAAACGAAAAAAACAACGATGACTAGTTTGGAGCGTGACGTTTTGGTGACACTTACTGGACCAGAAGATAATGATATGAATGGCGTTGAAGCTAAATTGAATGCCGCATATGCTTCTGGTGGTGCGCAAATGGCTATCATGACGGTACAAAGTTTGTTGGACATTACTATTGATTACTATGTCCAAATCAACATGCAAGGTTTGGTAGATTTGGTTGATGCCGTTGGTGGTATTACCGTAACCAATAATTTCGATTTTGCCATTTCGATTGCAGAAAATGAACCTGAATATACAGCAACTGTTGAACCTGGTACTCACAAGATTAATGGTGAACAAGCTTTGGTTTACGCACGTATGCGTTATGATGACCCAGAAGGTGACTATGGACGTCAAAAACGCCAACGTGAAGTCATTCAAAAAGTTTTGCAGAAAATTTTAGCACTTGATAGTGTAAGTTCATATAAAAAAATCCTTTCTGCTGTAAGTAGCAATATGCAAACAAATATTGAAATTTCATCTAGCACGATTCCAAGCTTACTTGGCTATACAGATGCTTTGGGTGATATTAAAACCTACCAACTACAAGGTGAGGATGCGACGATTAATGGTACATCATATCAGATTGTCACATCAGACCATCTGCTTGAAATTCAAAATAATATCAAGAAACAACTTGGCTTAGATGAAAGTACAACCTTGCAAACGACAGCTGTTCTCTATGAAAATCTTTATGGTAGTGGAATATCAAGCTCTTATGATAGTGGCTATGGTGATTATAGTAGTTTTAGCGGCTATGACAGTGGTTACAGTGATTACAATAGTGGTGGTTATAGCGACTATAGCACAGATACTTATTCTGATTACAGTGCTTATTCATATTAA
- a CDS encoding GNAT family N-acetyltransferase has protein sequence MAEQEVIIEEAQPSDAKVLIDLLNQVNAETDFIILEKDLSIDDMQTFLQIRAEVLNEICLVVRVGSELAGVLNIVSTNSPQTNHIGDVFIALQEKYWGYGLGSLLMEVALDWAEQTPMIRRLELTVQARNSRAVHLYEKFGFKIEAAKERGAKTKDGEFLDVYLMSRLID, from the coding sequence GTGGCTGAGCAGGAAGTTATCATTGAGGAAGCGCAGCCTTCAGATGCCAAAGTTTTGATTGATTTACTCAATCAAGTCAATGCAGAAACAGATTTTATCATTTTAGAGAAAGATTTATCTATTGATGATATGCAGACTTTTTTGCAAATACGTGCAGAAGTCTTAAATGAAATTTGTTTGGTTGTTAGAGTTGGTTCTGAGCTTGCGGGAGTGCTTAATATTGTTAGCACGAACTCACCACAAACTAATCATATCGGAGATGTTTTCATTGCATTGCAAGAAAAATATTGGGGATACGGGCTTGGTTCACTGTTAATGGAAGTTGCTCTTGATTGGGCAGAGCAAACGCCAATGATTCGCCGTTTGGAGTTAACAGTTCAAGCTAGAAATAGCAGAGCTGTTCACCTTTATGAAAAGTTCGGTTTTAAGATTGAAGCTGCGAAAGAACGTGGCGCAAAAACTAAAGATGGAGAATTTCTTGACGTCTACTTGATGAGTAGGTTGATAGACTAA